DNA sequence from the Vibrio ishigakensis genome:
GAAAAAAATGTGGCAGATTTTCAGGCACTGTTTACTCAGTGTGAGTTACTGATTACAGATTATTCGTCGGTTGCTTTCGAAGTTGCCTATTTATCTAAATCGGTATGTTACTATCAATTTGATAAACATGAAGTCTTTGATAGTGGCCATTTTTATGAGAAAGGCTATTTTGATTACGAAAACGACGGTTTTGGTCCAGTATTTGAAAATGTCAGTGATTTTGACCTGATAATTGCAAACAACGGGTACAGAGAGGAAAAGTTCGAAGAAAGAAGAAATAACTTTTTCGCTTATCGAGATGGAAAGTGCAATGAACGTTTGGCGAAGCACTTGGGGTTCTTACATGATTAGGGCTTCTTTGATTAGAGTACTTAGTTCACTTTGTAGGTATCGACTATTTAGTCTAATGTACGATAGTTTTGCAAATGTCGTCTTTAATATAAGACAGCTCAACGTAAATTCAAACACTCAAAGAATTAAGGAACCACCTTTTCCAATCGATGTTGTTATAACTTGGGTAGATAGTAATGATGTGTCATGGAGAAAAAAGCTACACGAATTTAGTGCAATACCTGAACCTCAACGAGGAGTATATGATTCTAAAAGTGAAGAACGTTTTGATTCCAATGATGAATTGAAATACTTATTACGGTCTATTGCAAAATATGCTAGTTGGGTTAGGAAAATATACTTAGTCACGGACAATCAAAAGCCGAATTGGTTGAAGGACTCTGATAAAATTAAAGTTGTGGATCATCGGGATATATTTCTCGATAATACATTTCTACCGAGCTTTAATTCACATGCTATTGAATCTAATTTGCATCGAATTCCGGGTCTTTCCGAAAATTTCTTATATATGAATGATGATTTCTTGTTTTCGGACTACGTCTCGTATGAGTCCTTTTTCACAGAAGACGGAAGTAAAACGAAATTCTGTAAGTCTGCTTCAGCTCGAGTCGCTGATAGTATAAATGATTGTGTGGCATCGGTAGACTTTGCGGCTTATAACAATAAGGCATTTATGCGCAAGAACTACTTAGATAATGTGGATTTCAAATTAAAGCATACCCCAATGGCGCTAAAAAAAAGTGTCATTAAGCTATTCGAACACAATCACGAAAATGTAGTTCGACTTAATTCTTCAAATCGATTCCGTAGTCAAAGTGATTACTCTCTTTTGTCTTCGCTAATACATTATTACGGAGAATACAATGGCACTGCAGTATCAAGTGATTTAAGATATCTTTACGTATCTCTTTTAGACCCGTT
Encoded proteins:
- a CDS encoding stealth conserved region 3 domain-containing protein — its product is MYDSFANVVFNIRQLNVNSNTQRIKEPPFPIDVVITWVDSNDVSWRKKLHEFSAIPEPQRGVYDSKSEERFDSNDELKYLLRSIAKYASWVRKIYLVTDNQKPNWLKDSDKIKVVDHRDIFLDNTFLPSFNSHAIESNLHRIPGLSENFLYMNDDFLFSDYVSYESFFTEDGSKTKFCKSASARVADSINDCVASVDFAAYNNKAFMRKNYLDNVDFKLKHTPMALKKSVIKLFEHNHENVVRLNSSNRFRSQSDYSLLSSLIHYYGEYNGTAVSSDLRYLYVSLLDPLFAIKINFLKLKGFPCCCTNDVPGDRDLRKRNIELYHKTMLKIFPEKSSCEK